In the genome of bacterium, the window AAGCGATCTGCCTGACCGTTCAGAAATTCTCCGAGACCTCCAAGATCGCGGTGCTTTACACCCGCGCCTGGGGACGGATTTCGGTCATCGCCAAGGGAGCGTTCCGGCCCAAGTCGCAGTTCTGGGGGCACCTGGAGCCATTGGCCATCTCCGAGTGCGTGGTCTACAAGAAGCCCAAGGAGCAGATCTACCTTCTGTCCTCCTGCCGGGCGATTGTGCCCTGGGTGCCATTGACCGCCTCGCTGGCGCAGGCGGGATACGCCTTCGGCGTGGTCGAGTTTCTCTACCGTCACAGCTACGAGGAACGCGACCCCGCATTGTATGACCTCTCGCGCGCCGCGTTGATCTCATTGGCCCGTCTGCCCGATGACGCTCTGGCGCGGCAGTATTGGGGCTATCTGCTCGGGGCCCTGGATTGCCTGGGGTTCCGTCCCGAACTCGACCGCTGCACCACCTGCGGCCGCGAGCCCGCGCCGGACCAGACGGTGGTCTTCGATGCGGCCGCCGGGCGG includes:
- the recO gene encoding DNA repair protein RecO, whose translation is MPAPEVTEAICLTVQKFSETSKIAVLYTRAWGRISVIAKGAFRPKSQFWGHLEPLAISECVVYKKPKEQIYLLSSCRAIVPWVPLTASLAQAGYAFGVVEFLYRHSYEERDPALYDLSRAALISLARLPDDALARQYWGYLLGALDCLGFRPELDRCTTCGREPAPDQTVVFDAAAGRVICRDCREGRAEEARPHRLGPAALAELRRRQNKPILEQSEPALENGALNDIAAAVEDFARYHLGGTRIKSLDFARRMGAV